The DNA region TTTTCTAAAATTGAAGAAAAGTATACGTCAGAAGAAATGAGAGCAAAATTGCCCTCAGAGCTAATTAGAGTTGCTGAAAAGACAGTGACATTATTGGCGGGGGTCATTGAATGACCATACAATGGCAACCTTCAGAAGGAATTACACCAACACTGGAGTTAATGGATATTATTCTGTGTGATCAATCCATTTCTGTACTTGCCGGTGCAGGAGCGGGTAAAACAGAACTTATAGCTCAAAAATCGAATTACTTGTTGCAGACAGGAAAGTGCATGTGGCCTAAACGCATATTATGCCTTTCTTATAAAAAAGAGGCGCAGGAAAATATTAAAGAGCGAGTAAATAAAAGATGCGGACAAAAAGGCGAGCGTTTTGATTCGTATACTTTCGATGCTTTTTGTAAGAGCATTGTTGACCGTTTTAAGGATATTTTACCTGAGCATAAAAGGCCTTTAAATAGTTATGACCTAGTGTTCAACGCCAAGGCCAGTAATGGTAAGGATAAGTTATCTTTTGATTTAATCAGAAATCTGGCTGTAGAGATTTTAAAAAATAGAGCAGATATTGTTGATCTTTTTTCTTTTACCTATCCACATGTTTTTATTGACGAGTTTCAAGATACACGTTCTGATCAGTATGAGTTGATTAAAATTCTTTTTAAAGATAGAGGAACACAATTGCTAGCTGTGGGCGATATCAACCAGAGCATCATGTTATGGGCTGGCGCCAGAAAAACAGTGTTTGAAGACTATGAAAGAGAATTTAACACTACCAGGAAACTACTGGTGCAAAATTTTAGAGCCAGTGATGAAATTCAGGAAGTATTGAGATGTTTTATTCACTTTGTGCAAAATGATGCCAATTTTTCTCCAATAACAAAGAATGTCGATAATTGCACTATCCATTGTTATGATGATGAGATTTCTGAGGCTGATGGCATTGCTGATAAAATAGAAAATTTTATAGCTTCCGGCATTAAAGAAAAAGAGATATGTGTGCTAGCTAAACAGCAGTCAGAACAATATACGGAAAAACTCCGAGATAAGTTAACGACGAAAGGGATTAGAAATCTTGATATGTCAGAACTGCAAGACTTCTTAAAAGAGCCATTAGGGCGAATATTTGCCGCTCTGTTCAAGGTTTATACATCACGATCATCATCAAGCTATACAGAGCTCTGCGATTTATACCTTAATTTACATAGAGTTACCCGTGGCGATGAAAAAGAAGACTCGTTGATTAAAGGGCTGTCGGATAAAATAGCGGCAAATAGAGAAATGTTGGGTGACTCGCCCAACCCTGATTTATTAATATCCTATATTAAAGATATTATAAGTTTTTTTGGGTTAAAAAAAATGATGGGGCGATGGAATCAATACAAGTCCACTCATTATTGGAGTCAGGTCTGGCTCAGTCTTGAACGACACTTGCGCAACACAATAGGCGCAACGCACTCTCTTAACGAAGCTGCACTGATGTTTCAGGCAGAAAATTCCGTACAAGTTATGAATGTGCATAAATGCAAGGGGTTAGAATATAAGGTGGTTATTTTTCTTGGTTTAGAGGATCAGGCCTTCTGGAACTATAATAAAGAAAAATTTGAAAATGACTGCGTTTTCTATGTCGCGTTATCCAGAGCGAAGGAGAAAATATTAGTCACGACAGCTAAACATAGAGAACACAGAATAAATAATGGATATGACAATAGAAAATCTAACTATCAGATGGTTATGCCGGTATATTCATTTTTGATAGATCATTGCAAGTTCAAATGAATGTATAGCAGTGGTGTCTTGCACAATAAAATTTTCACCAGATTGCAGGAGCAGTCTAGAAATTCGTTCAAGTCGACGCCGCTTCGTGGCGTGATAAATTTAAGTTTTAACGTCAACTGCTCGCTCGTTGCCGGCTGTCATGCTGAATCGTGTGGTCAGATTAAGTCTGAGCCAACACATCTCGGGCTCTTTGCCGCCCGCCCCCGCAGCCTGCGAATTTCTCCTGACACACTGTGCCACGAAAAATTCGCAGGGAGGTTATACCTTTAACGCCATCGCGACCCTGCCCACAGAAATATATAGTCAAAGCCGCATTCCTTTGCGGCTTATTACCCTGCCCTCAAGCTTTACCCATCAAATAACGATGCGCTTTTGACGCCGCACTAGCGGCTTTGAAAATATATCGTTTGTCATTCT from Citrobacter amalonaticus Y19 includes:
- a CDS encoding UvrD-helicase domain-containing protein, which gives rise to MTIQWQPSEGITPTLELMDIILCDQSISVLAGAGAGKTELIAQKSNYLLQTGKCMWPKRILCLSYKKEAQENIKERVNKRCGQKGERFDSYTFDAFCKSIVDRFKDILPEHKRPLNSYDLVFNAKASNGKDKLSFDLIRNLAVEILKNRADIVDLFSFTYPHVFIDEFQDTRSDQYELIKILFKDRGTQLLAVGDINQSIMLWAGARKTVFEDYEREFNTTRKLLVQNFRASDEIQEVLRCFIHFVQNDANFSPITKNVDNCTIHCYDDEISEADGIADKIENFIASGIKEKEICVLAKQQSEQYTEKLRDKLTTKGIRNLDMSELQDFLKEPLGRIFAALFKVYTSRSSSSYTELCDLYLNLHRVTRGDEKEDSLIKGLSDKIAANREMLGDSPNPDLLISYIKDIISFFGLKKMMGRWNQYKSTHYWSQVWLSLERHLRNTIGATHSLNEAALMFQAENSVQVMNVHKCKGLEYKVVIFLGLEDQAFWNYNKEKFENDCVFYVALSRAKEKILVTTAKHREHRINNGYDNRKSNYQMVMPVYSFLIDHCKFK